Below is a window of Desulfobaccales bacterium DNA.
TTCATCTTAAGTATGGAAAGCTCTGCCTTGTACGCTTTGCGGATCTCGGGGTCTTTAAGCAGCTCTTTCTTTTTATCTTCGTGCCGGGTGTATTTCTGTTTCATGGGGAAGGCCTCTTTGACTCGGCTACCGGGGAGGGATATCCGTATATACAGATATATGGATATCTACTCCGTCAGCTTAGAATAGAAGGAATTTAAAACTTCAAACGCCGCCGCCAGGTCCGCGGGCAAGCCGCACGCGCCGGCCATCGCCCCGAAGGGCGCCTTCCACGCGGCTGGCGGCCGGGCGAGAGCTGCCGGCAATGGGTGAGTCTTCCGGCGCTTAAAGGTGGCGTCTAGCGCCAGCTGGACCTTGGCGCGATCCATCTTGGCGGAGCCAATTAGCAGAAGCATGTCGATAAGGTCACGGGCGCGGGAGTTGGGCGTCTCGCGCGGCAGGGTGTAGGAGTGAAGCTTTTCCGCGAAGTGCTGCTCCTGCGAAATAGTGGGGAACGCCGCACCGGGTATGCCGGCGAAAGCGAGCCAGTCATGGGCCTGCGTTGTGTCGAACGGTGCAAGCACCACATCGCCGGCGCCGACATCGAGGTGAAAGCGCACGAATGTCCGGCCATCGAGGCGTGCCTCGACAGGGAAACGGGCGCCGCCGTAGGGCGCCGCATCCAGGTCCAGCATGGCTTCGCCGATATTGAATGAAAAGAAATCACCCAGGTCCCGGGCTGCGGACTCCGCGAGCGCTTCGAGGATTAACGTTTTGAGGGGGAGATCTTTCTCTTTGCCCAGGGAATGCCGGAGGGCCAGGTCGATATCCTTGGTTGCGCGGGCTTCTTTCATGCGCAATTCCAGGGCATAGCCGCCTTTGAGGATCCAGGCTGCGTCTTTTCGGGCGAACAGGCGGGCCAGCAGGCGATCAAAAGATACCTCCCGCATAAGACGCTGGAGATTTAATTCTTCGGTTTTAGCTTTTTGTTTAAGCCGGTCTTCTAATGCGCGGCGGAACGCCGTGGGGGTTGCATACTTCTTCGGCTTATCCATTATTGGTCTCCCCTGAGTTGTTCGATCTCTTTCTTTATGGCGGCAGGAATCCGTCCGTTGCGGGCCAGTTCCGTGCGGGTAATAAGCCCGAGCTGGAACGCTTGCTTCACCGCTTGCTGCATGTGATCCATCTGGACCGTGCGGACGACCAGAAGATCAGCGATGGTTTTAAGCGGCCGGGTTACTTTGACACTGAATCTGGTCTCAATATCGTCTTTGTGTACGCTGCCCCGGTGAAGGACCGGGGTTTTAGACAGGGTCTTCCTGCGTTGAAAAGAGCGAGGTACGGTCATGTGTAGTGTGGCCGGATTGATATCCGAAAGATCATAAAGGCTTAGCGCCGTTTCATGCGAATAAACGCCCTGCGGCACGTCGTCGCGGTTACGCGACCATAGCCACCAAAACATGAGGTCCGGCCGTTCCGCCGGCGGAAACTTGGCCAGGCGATAAATACCGCGGCGCTCCCTGATCCAGTTGCCTGTCCGGACATGGTAGCCATGGTTCTTCTGACTGAAACCCGCCGCCGCCGCCTGCTTGGATGTGAAATAACCACCCTGCCCCTCAGCGATTTCGTAAAGGTGCTCAAATGTTTCTTTATGGCTGTGGCGGTTGTTGGACATATACAATACCCTTAATTATTAAGGTTATTGTATCATAAAACAGGGGGAAGTCAAGGCAGGCGGATATCCATATATACAGATATCTAAGACCCTAAAAAACAGGTTAAACTTCTCCTGGCCGCCCCCGCCCTACCCTCCCCCAGTAGCGTGGAAGTGGTACTTTTACGACACTCAGATAATAAAAAGAGAAATCGTCCTACGAGAGGGGGGGAAACCAGACCGGACTTTCGCGACACTGGCGGCGGATCATTAAAATGTGGATATATACAGTTAAAACCGAGAGGGCATTTCTTGGGAAAGAAACGCCCTCTCGGGAACCGCCTACAGAAGGCAGGAGCTATTTATTCTGTTTATTTAGTCTCTCCGCTATCCACACGTGTGCCCGGTGCCCCAGGTAAGCGCCAACCGCGAAGGTCATGGGCGGTAAGACTATCTGGAATATCTTCGGGAGGCACGAATAATTATTGGCACCTAGAATGATTGGAAGCACTATGCCTGCTATCGCACCGATAAAGGCGCCGAATCTCTTTTTCACGTTAGTCTCCTTACTGAATATTGATCAGATTTCGCTTTGTCTTTCACTCCGGGGGACCTGATGTCCCCCGGAGAAGGCCTGACTATCCAAACGTCGGGCCGCAACCACTTTGCTGAGAGCAATACTGTCTCGGGATGCATACCTGTTTGATAACGGACACCGCCTTGCAGATCATATACGATGCTGTACACTCCGGGACAGTCCAGACTTGGCCAACAAAATAGCCAGCCGCACAGACACCTGCCACAACGGTGCAGACATCTTCGATTACGGAGGTATCATAGCAGACATCTTTCCAATCCCAGGCGACGCACGTGCAAGTGCCT
It encodes the following:
- a CDS encoding nucleotidyl transferase AbiEii/AbiGii toxin family protein; the encoded protein is MDKPKKYATPTAFRRALEDRLKQKAKTEELNLQRLMREVSFDRLLARLFARKDAAWILKGGYALELRMKEARATKDIDLALRHSLGKEKDLPLKTLILEALAESAARDLGDFFSFNIGEAMLDLDAAPYGGARFPVEARLDGRTFVRFHLDVGAGDVVLAPFDTTQAHDWLAFAGIPGAAFPTISQEQHFAEKLHSYTLPRETPNSRARDLIDMLLLIGSAKMDRAKVQLALDATFKRRKTHPLPAALARPPAAWKAPFGAMAGACGLPADLAAAFEVLNSFYSKLTE
- a CDS encoding type IV toxin-antitoxin system AbiEi family antitoxin domain-containing protein, with translation MSNNRHSHKETFEHLYEIAEGQGGYFTSKQAAAAGFSQKNHGYHVRTGNWIRERRGIYRLAKFPPAERPDLMFWWLWSRNRDDVPQGVYSHETALSLYDLSDINPATLHMTVPRSFQRRKTLSKTPVLHRGSVHKDDIETRFSVKVTRPLKTIADLLVVRTVQMDHMQQAVKQAFQLGLITRTELARNGRIPAAIKKEIEQLRGDQ